Proteins encoded within one genomic window of Rossellomorea vietnamensis:
- a CDS encoding PH domain-containing protein, with the protein MIGEPQKRISPMALKVWKIYGVLESLIVAALAVGAIVLTYIFDWSHWVTVIAVGVVILFTYLFVFLLPTIKWKRWRYEVREQEIELQRGILIVKRTLVPMVRVQHVDTVQGPILKKYGLSTITISTAANVHEIPALDMEEADELRNSISQLARVAEDDV; encoded by the coding sequence ATGATAGGGGAACCGCAAAAGAGAATATCGCCAATGGCTTTGAAAGTATGGAAGATATATGGAGTGCTGGAATCGTTGATCGTGGCTGCCTTGGCAGTCGGAGCCATTGTTTTGACGTATATATTTGATTGGTCCCATTGGGTGACCGTAATAGCTGTAGGTGTAGTGATCCTCTTTACATATTTGTTCGTATTTTTACTTCCGACCATCAAGTGGAAAAGGTGGCGGTATGAAGTGAGGGAACAGGAAATTGAACTGCAGAGGGGAATACTGATTGTGAAACGTACGCTGGTTCCGATGGTGAGAGTTCAGCATGTTGATACAGTGCAGGGGCCGATTCTAAAAAAATACGGGCTGTCGACGATTACCATCTCCACTGCAGCAAACGTCCACGAAATCCCTGCTTTGGACATGGAAGAAGCGGATGAACTGAGGAATTCGATATCGCAGCTGGCAAGGGTGGCGGAAGATGATGTCTGA
- the uvsE gene encoding UV DNA damage repair endonuclease UvsE — protein MTLVKLGYVAMSMNLQNASPSQTMTYKQFEGIKDREAAIHKLERIARSNLHNCLRLLKHNVLNEIHFFRFSSKLIPLANHPELKGWDFISPLQEELREIEEYLKLHPMRVGFHPDHFVLLNSSDVDVLKNTLKTLKMHEALLKGMGIDPTHRCVLHVGGAYEDKEKALEQFIHNWGLTPVSLQRMIILENDDTVFSAADALYLCEKLGIPLVFDYHHHLAYNERDWLLDWDRVVGTWSQSPLPVKIHISSPRSREEYKAHADFIDPGMFLDFLHGMKGSVDEIDCMIEAKKKDDALFRLVEDLQGKEGIEWVDKSSFIVK, from the coding sequence ATGACACTCGTAAAACTCGGCTATGTTGCCATGAGCATGAACCTTCAAAATGCATCCCCTTCCCAAACGATGACCTATAAGCAATTCGAGGGCATAAAGGATCGAGAAGCAGCGATCCATAAATTAGAACGGATCGCCCGGTCGAATTTACACAACTGCCTCAGGCTTTTAAAGCATAATGTCCTGAATGAAATCCACTTCTTTCGATTCAGTTCAAAACTGATCCCTCTTGCAAATCATCCTGAATTGAAGGGATGGGATTTCATCTCTCCGTTACAGGAAGAACTCCGGGAGATTGAAGAATACTTGAAGCTTCATCCCATGAGGGTCGGTTTTCATCCTGATCACTTTGTTCTGCTGAATTCCAGTGATGTGGATGTGTTGAAGAACACGTTGAAGACGTTGAAGATGCACGAAGCTTTGTTAAAGGGGATGGGGATCGATCCGACCCACCGCTGTGTTCTTCATGTGGGTGGGGCATATGAAGATAAGGAAAAGGCACTGGAGCAATTTATTCATAATTGGGGGCTGACTCCGGTCTCTCTTCAGCGGATGATCATTCTTGAGAACGATGATACGGTGTTCAGCGCGGCGGATGCCCTTTATTTGTGTGAGAAACTCGGCATCCCTCTTGTGTTTGATTATCATCACCATCTGGCCTATAACGAAAGGGACTGGCTGCTGGATTGGGATAGAGTGGTTGGGACGTGGAGTCAATCGCCTTTGCCGGTGAAGATCCATATATCCAGCCCCCGGTCCCGGGAAGAGTACAAGGCCCATGCTGATTTCATCGATCCCGGGATGTTCCTTGACTTTTTACACGGAATGAAAGGCTCAGTCGATGAAATCGATTGTATGATCGAAGCCAAGAAAAAGGATGATGCGCTATTCAGACTGGTAGAGGATTTGCAAGGAAAGGAAGGAATTGAATGGGTCGATAAAAGTTCCTTTATAGTGAAGTAG
- a CDS encoding DEAD/DEAH box helicase: MTKFADLNLSASTLKSIKRMGFEEATPIQASTIPVGLEGKDIIGQAQTGTGKTTAFGIPMIEKIDVKNPKVQALIIAPTRELAIQVSEELYRIGADKRARVLSVYGGQDIQRQIRAMKKNPHIIVGTPGRLLDHIKRKTLNLENVETLVLDEADEMLNMGFIEDIESILETVPSTRQTLLFSATMPDPIRRIANRFMTEPEVIKVKSKEVTVSNIEQYFTKVSEKEKFDTLSRLIDVQSPELAIVFGRTKRRVDELARALSIRGYLAEGIHGDLSQARRMTVLKKFKEGRIDILIATDVAARGLDISGVTHVYNFDIPQDPESYVHRIGRTGRAGKKGMSITFVTPREMGYLKIVEQTTKKKMTALKPPSLNEALEGQQRLALEKLVEAAKESDLKDYYPLAEEFLGDHDPVQAVAAAIRVLTKEPDTTPVEITEERPLPSRGGGNRGGGNRGGYKGGARSGSRGGSSRSGGGNRGGGSRGGDRNRTGGGRPQSSSKRKSYNNS; encoded by the coding sequence TTGACTAAGTTTGCAGATTTAAACTTAAGCGCATCTACGTTGAAATCAATCAAACGTATGGGCTTTGAAGAAGCAACACCAATTCAGGCAAGTACGATTCCAGTCGGTTTAGAAGGTAAGGATATCATCGGTCAGGCACAAACAGGAACAGGGAAAACGACAGCATTCGGTATTCCGATGATCGAGAAGATCGATGTCAAGAACCCTAAAGTCCAGGCCCTTATCATTGCACCAACACGTGAACTTGCGATCCAGGTTTCTGAAGAGTTATACCGTATCGGAGCTGACAAGCGTGCCCGCGTCCTATCCGTATATGGAGGTCAGGACATCCAGCGTCAAATCCGTGCGATGAAAAAGAACCCTCATATCATCGTCGGTACACCAGGTCGTCTACTTGACCATATCAAACGTAAAACACTCAACCTTGAAAACGTTGAAACATTAGTACTTGACGAAGCAGACGAAATGCTGAACATGGGCTTCATCGAAGACATCGAAAGCATCCTTGAGACTGTACCAAGCACAAGACAAACACTTCTATTCTCTGCCACAATGCCGGATCCGATCCGTCGCATTGCGAACCGTTTCATGACAGAGCCGGAAGTAATCAAAGTGAAATCAAAAGAAGTAACCGTTTCGAATATCGAACAGTACTTCACGAAAGTAAGCGAAAAAGAAAAATTCGATACACTTTCCCGTTTAATCGACGTACAATCACCTGAACTTGCGATTGTATTCGGCCGTACAAAACGCAGAGTAGACGAATTAGCGCGTGCTCTTAGCATCCGCGGCTACCTTGCAGAAGGTATTCACGGAGATCTTTCTCAAGCCCGTCGTATGACGGTCCTTAAGAAATTCAAAGAAGGACGCATCGATATCCTGATTGCAACAGACGTTGCTGCCCGTGGATTAGATATCTCAGGCGTAACGCATGTTTACAACTTTGATATTCCTCAAGACCCTGAAAGCTACGTTCACCGTATCGGACGTACAGGTCGTGCAGGTAAGAAAGGTATGTCCATCACTTTTGTTACACCAAGAGAAATGGGTTACCTGAAGATCGTTGAACAAACAACGAAGAAGAAAATGACGGCCCTTAAGCCACCTAGCTTAAACGAAGCACTTGAAGGTCAGCAACGCCTGGCACTAGAGAAGCTGGTTGAAGCGGCGAAGGAAAGCGATCTTAAAGATTACTATCCATTAGCAGAAGAATTCCTTGGAGATCACGATCCTGTTCAAGCAGTTGCTGCAGCGATCCGTGTATTGACGAAAGAGCCGGATACGACTCCTGTAGAAATCACGGAAGAACGCCCACTGCCATCAAGAGGCGGCGGAAATCGTGGCGGCGGTAACCGTGGTGGATACAAAGGTGGAGCACGCAGCGGAAGTCGCGGTGGATCTTCACGCAGCGGCGGTGGAAATCGCGGAGGCGGAAGCCGTGGCGGAGACCGCAACCGTACTGGCGGCGGCAGACCACAATCTTCAAGCAAACGTAAATCTTATAACAATTCTTGA
- a CDS encoding alpha/beta hydrolase, which yields MIGCLLIHGFTGSPFEVEPLAEFLQDRTDWKIVVPTLPGHGETLELKGIKHIEWIEHAESELKALLNTCDEVYVIGFSMGGLIASYLSVKYDVDKLVLLSAAAYYINAKQLLKDIGNLIKEGIQGNILENELYKRYKFKVTQTPILSTYEFRKVVRIARPLLREVSIPTFIAQGKNDGIVPPKAAKYIYETISSKKKNLFYSPEAKHLICHSQDKHELFDKIYQFLQIE from the coding sequence ATGATCGGTTGTTTATTAATCCATGGTTTCACCGGGAGTCCGTTTGAAGTAGAACCCCTGGCTGAATTCCTCCAGGACAGAACCGATTGGAAAATCGTCGTGCCGACTCTTCCGGGTCATGGGGAAACCCTCGAACTGAAAGGGATTAAGCATATCGAGTGGATCGAACATGCCGAGTCCGAGCTGAAAGCCCTGTTGAACACATGTGACGAAGTGTACGTAATCGGATTCTCAATGGGCGGATTGATTGCCTCGTATCTTTCGGTCAAATATGATGTAGATAAGCTCGTCCTGTTAAGTGCGGCGGCCTATTATATAAATGCCAAGCAATTACTGAAAGATATTGGAAATTTAATTAAAGAAGGAATACAGGGAAATATACTGGAAAATGAGCTGTACAAACGGTACAAATTCAAAGTGACCCAAACCCCGATCCTGTCCACATACGAATTCAGGAAAGTCGTCCGTATTGCTCGTCCGCTCCTTCGGGAGGTAAGCATCCCAACCTTTATCGCCCAAGGAAAGAATGATGGAATAGTCCCCCCTAAAGCTGCGAAATATATATATGAGACTATTTCCTCAAAGAAGAAAAACCTATTTTATTCCCCTGAAGCCAAACACTTGATATGTCACAGCCAAGATAAGCACGAACTTTTTGATAAGATCTACCAATTCCTTCAAATTGAATAG
- a CDS encoding UDP-N-acetylmuramoyl-tripeptide--D-alanyl-D-alanine ligase, whose protein sequence is MFEKTIREICTMLDVKNDLSAFDSVIVKGVSIDTRKIESGNLFVPFKGENVDGHQFVRQAIENGASAALWDVNVPNPPEDIPVIVVEDPLLALQALANKYRHELDLKVIGITGSNGKTTTKDIVANLLSVKYRVHKTQGNYNNHIGLPLTILSLPQDSEVAVLEMGMSGFGEIELLSNISQPDAAIITNIGESHLQDLGSREGIAKAKLEIVKGLKPDGLFAYYGDEPLLQEGVKGIGIKNMETFGRSESNNIYPTKIEMNNQGSYFETSVAEGETFFLPVLGQHNIHNALAGILIARHFGLSVDEMKEGLRSLKLTQMRMEMVEGKKGESIINDAYNASPTSMKAAIGLVSELEGFRTKILVLGDMLELGDDEEEFHQEIGRLIDQEKVQQVFTFGRLGTFIAKGALENFPEERVHSFMDKESLAQELSSLIKGDELILFKASRGMKLEEIIEGLKG, encoded by the coding sequence ATGTTCGAAAAGACGATTAGAGAGATATGTACCATGCTTGATGTGAAAAATGACCTTTCTGCATTTGATTCAGTGATTGTAAAAGGTGTTTCCATCGATACGAGAAAAATTGAAAGTGGCAATCTGTTTGTTCCTTTTAAGGGGGAGAATGTGGACGGTCACCAGTTTGTCCGTCAGGCCATTGAGAATGGAGCCTCTGCAGCACTATGGGATGTGAATGTCCCAAATCCTCCTGAGGATATACCTGTGATCGTGGTGGAGGACCCACTCCTTGCCCTTCAGGCTTTAGCGAACAAGTACCGCCATGAGCTGGATCTAAAGGTAATCGGTATTACAGGAAGCAACGGGAAAACGACGACCAAGGATATTGTGGCCAATCTGTTATCTGTAAAGTACCGAGTGCATAAAACACAGGGGAATTATAATAACCATATCGGTCTGCCGTTAACGATCCTTTCCCTGCCACAGGACTCGGAAGTGGCTGTACTTGAAATGGGGATGAGCGGATTTGGCGAGATCGAGCTCCTATCTAACATTTCTCAGCCTGATGCTGCCATCATCACGAACATCGGAGAATCCCATCTTCAGGATCTTGGCTCCCGTGAAGGCATCGCCAAGGCAAAGCTCGAGATTGTCAAAGGCCTTAAACCTGACGGGTTGTTTGCCTACTACGGAGATGAACCGCTTCTGCAGGAAGGCGTGAAGGGGATTGGCATCAAGAATATGGAGACATTCGGAAGAAGTGAATCCAATAATATTTACCCGACAAAGATCGAAATGAACAATCAAGGAAGTTATTTTGAGACTTCTGTTGCTGAAGGCGAAACGTTCTTCCTGCCTGTATTGGGACAGCATAATATCCATAACGCCCTGGCCGGTATCCTGATCGCCCGTCATTTCGGACTCAGTGTGGATGAAATGAAAGAAGGCCTGCGATCATTGAAGCTGACTCAGATGAGGATGGAAATGGTGGAAGGGAAGAAAGGCGAAAGCATCATCAACGATGCCTATAATGCGAGCCCCACTTCCATGAAAGCGGCCATCGGACTGGTGTCAGAGCTGGAAGGATTCCGCACAAAAATCCTTGTCCTCGGTGATATGCTCGAACTTGGAGATGACGAAGAAGAATTCCATCAAGAGATCGGACGCTTGATCGATCAGGAAAAGGTTCAGCAAGTGTTCACGTTTGGTCGGCTTGGAACGTTCATCGCAAAAGGGGCACTCGAGAATTTCCCTGAAGAGCGCGTGCACTCTTTTATGGACAAAGAGAGTCTGGCTCAGGAACTGTCTTCCTTGATCAAAGGGGATGAATTGATTCTATTTAAGGCTTCCAGAGGAATGAAACTGGAAGAAATCATTGAAGGATTAAAGGGATAA
- a CDS encoding D-alanine--D-alanine ligase: MKTKLCLLYGGKSAEHNVSLQTAKAVIGALDLNKYEIHPIFISMEGNWMKGPQLNAPVEDVKALQFKEGEEIAPNALSTSIAPSESEGYDMIFPLLHGPNGEDGTVQGMLELLNLPYVGNGVLASSAGMDKVIMKNLFAQAGIPQVNYTWFIRSTWKGNPESAYKQVEEEIGYPCFVKPANLGSSVGISKCTSREELAAAFREAFQFDRKIIIEEGVKAREIELGVLGNDQPECSVAGEIVPKKDFYDYKAKYEDGDTALIIPAEVEGSIYNEMKEIAIQSYKALDCSGLVRADFFLTEDGQIYMNEVNTMPGFTPYSMFPLLWKHTGVDYPTLIGKLVELGLERYQDKQTIKHTM; this comes from the coding sequence ATGAAAACGAAGTTGTGCTTACTGTACGGCGGTAAATCCGCTGAACATAATGTTTCCCTGCAAACAGCCAAGGCCGTAATCGGTGCCCTGGACTTAAATAAATATGAAATCCACCCTATCTTTATTTCAATGGAAGGTAATTGGATGAAAGGACCACAATTGAATGCTCCCGTTGAAGATGTGAAAGCATTGCAGTTTAAAGAAGGCGAAGAGATCGCTCCCAATGCCTTGAGTACTTCGATCGCTCCTTCTGAATCGGAAGGCTATGACATGATCTTCCCATTGCTTCACGGACCGAATGGTGAAGATGGGACGGTTCAAGGGATGCTTGAGCTGTTGAATCTTCCATACGTAGGGAACGGAGTCCTTGCTTCATCTGCCGGAATGGATAAAGTCATTATGAAGAATCTATTTGCTCAGGCGGGCATTCCTCAAGTCAACTACACGTGGTTCATCCGCAGTACGTGGAAGGGGAACCCGGAATCTGCCTATAAACAGGTGGAAGAAGAGATTGGTTACCCATGCTTCGTAAAACCTGCCAACTTAGGTTCATCTGTAGGGATCAGCAAGTGTACGTCCCGTGAGGAATTAGCGGCTGCCTTCAGAGAAGCATTCCAATTCGACCGTAAGATCATCATCGAAGAAGGCGTGAAGGCCCGGGAAATTGAGCTTGGCGTACTTGGCAACGATCAGCCCGAATGCTCCGTGGCAGGAGAGATCGTACCTAAGAAAGATTTCTACGATTATAAAGCCAAATATGAAGATGGGGATACAGCCCTCATCATTCCTGCAGAAGTAGAAGGAAGCATCTACAATGAAATGAAGGAAATTGCGATTCAGTCATACAAAGCCCTGGATTGTTCAGGACTTGTGCGTGCAGACTTCTTCTTGACGGAAGACGGTCAGATTTACATGAACGAAGTGAACACGATGCCAGGTTTCACACCGTACAGCATGTTCCCGCTTCTTTGGAAACACACTGGAGTCGATTATCCTACCCTGATCGGGAAACTAGTGGAGCTTGGTTTGGAACGCTATCAAGACAAACAAACGATCAAACATACGATGTAA
- a CDS encoding dicarboxylate/amino acid:cation symporter: MRKLGLLPKILLGIALGIVIGAYAPEWFVKIFATFNGLFGNFLGFAIPLIIIGFIAPGIGSMGKGAGKLLGLTTALAYGSTVLAGLLAFTVAKSIYPTLLANQTSQSFENPEEALLKGFFTVDMPPIMGVMSALLIAFTIGLGMAAIKGDTLQKGMDEFRNIVELVIEKIIIPLLPIHILGIFANMTQGGQVSAIMSVFAKVFVMIILLHLVFLVVQYTAAGTLRKQNPLSMMKGMLPAYFTALGTQSSASTIPVTLERSKKIGSRERIADFSVPLLATIHLSGSTITLVSCAMAVMFIQGEALQFTQLFPFILMLGITMIAAPGVPGGAVMAALGLLETMLGFGPTMTSLMIALYLAQDSFGTACNVTGDGAITSIVDKLTQKKKARVSSIKAS; this comes from the coding sequence ATGAGAAAGCTCGGTTTACTGCCTAAGATCCTTTTAGGTATCGCGTTAGGTATTGTCATTGGAGCATATGCACCAGAATGGTTTGTAAAGATCTTCGCTACATTCAATGGACTATTCGGTAATTTCCTCGGATTTGCGATTCCATTGATCATCATCGGCTTCATCGCTCCGGGGATTGGCTCCATGGGTAAAGGGGCAGGGAAACTTCTCGGATTGACCACTGCCCTTGCGTATGGTTCCACCGTGTTAGCCGGTTTACTCGCCTTTACGGTTGCGAAGTCTATTTACCCAACTTTACTCGCTAATCAAACGTCCCAATCATTTGAAAATCCAGAAGAAGCTCTTCTCAAAGGATTCTTCACTGTGGACATGCCTCCGATCATGGGCGTGATGTCAGCACTACTCATCGCGTTCACCATTGGACTGGGAATGGCCGCCATTAAAGGAGATACCCTTCAAAAAGGGATGGATGAATTCAGGAATATCGTGGAACTTGTCATTGAAAAGATCATCATTCCACTTTTACCGATTCATATCCTTGGAATCTTTGCCAATATGACACAAGGCGGACAGGTGAGTGCCATCATGTCTGTATTTGCAAAAGTTTTTGTCATGATCATTCTATTACATCTTGTCTTTTTAGTTGTTCAATATACAGCCGCCGGTACACTGAGAAAGCAGAACCCGCTTTCCATGATGAAAGGGATGCTCCCTGCTTATTTCACGGCACTCGGAACACAGTCGTCGGCGTCAACGATTCCCGTCACCCTTGAACGTTCCAAAAAAATCGGTTCAAGAGAACGGATTGCCGACTTCTCTGTCCCGCTCCTTGCCACCATTCATTTATCAGGAAGCACCATCACACTCGTGAGCTGCGCCATGGCCGTCATGTTCATCCAGGGTGAAGCACTGCAATTCACTCAACTGTTCCCATTCATTTTGATGCTCGGCATCACGATGATTGCAGCACCTGGTGTTCCCGGTGGAGCCGTTATGGCAGCCCTTGGCTTACTTGAAACGATGCTTGGATTCGGACCGACTATGACGTCTCTCATGATTGCCCTTTACCTTGCACAGGACAGCTTCGGAACTGCCTGCAACGTAACAGGCGACGGTGCCATCACATCCATCGTCGACAAACTGACCCAAAAGAAAAAAGCACGGGTCTCCTCCATTAAAGCAAGTTAA
- a CDS encoding GNAT family N-acetyltransferase, giving the protein MKLTGQRVTLRKIEERDLPRLWDYIYGDPSPEWKKWDAPYFKHTYVPFEEYMESSIRNKSRSDEFQRVIEVDGTIIGTVGYYWDYEPTRWLEAGIVIYDPAYWNGGYGTEALSLWVDHLFMTKEIGRVGITTWSGNERMMKAAEKIGMQLEGRMRKCRYYNGVYYDSIRMGIIREEWEEKRSL; this is encoded by the coding sequence TTGAAATTAACCGGTCAGCGTGTAACACTTAGAAAAATAGAAGAGAGAGACCTTCCCCGTCTTTGGGACTATATTTACGGCGACCCTTCCCCCGAGTGGAAAAAATGGGATGCCCCTTATTTTAAACATACGTACGTCCCCTTTGAAGAGTATATGGAATCATCCATCAGAAACAAAAGTCGCAGCGATGAGTTCCAACGGGTCATCGAGGTCGATGGTACCATCATCGGAACCGTCGGATACTATTGGGATTACGAGCCCACCAGATGGCTTGAAGCGGGAATCGTCATCTACGATCCTGCCTATTGGAACGGTGGATATGGAACCGAAGCCTTATCCCTATGGGTCGATCACCTCTTTATGACGAAGGAAATCGGGCGGGTCGGCATCACGACGTGGTCAGGGAATGAACGGATGATGAAGGCCGCAGAGAAAATCGGGATGCAGCTTGAAGGACGTATGAGAAAATGCCGGTACTACAACGGGGTTTATTATGACTCCATTCGCATGGGCATAATCAGGGAAGAATGGGAAGAGAAACGCTCTCTCTAA
- a CDS encoding FAD-dependent oxidoreductase yields the protein MKTIILVGGGHSHLHCIKKSRHQEENVKWVLISPSRYQYYSGMFSGYTEGIYSLEETRIDLENLCKAAGCDFVESAVLSIDPDQQHLLTDKGEIFTYDFVSFDIGSRNDSMEIKGLHTHNLPIKPNYRFPEQIRKLQKSRKTIFIGGGAASIEMALSLKAWKRDKGFDNHAITVVHSSPLLEKAGIFSSKKMTDIALTKGVDLHPGRVTKVEESRLYTDKGEILDYEEVIFLGGPKAPPLFGSSVLPTDEQGYLLVNSYLQSVEYPNVFGTGDCATLQDFPDVPKNGVTAVRQGPVLWENLNGAAANGKIIPFEPQNRYLAIMSVGDKRGFLTYGSFSLVSGWAWRLKDWIDQRFMRKYRE from the coding sequence ATGAAAACAATCATCTTAGTCGGTGGCGGACACAGCCACCTCCACTGCATAAAAAAGAGTCGACACCAGGAGGAAAACGTGAAATGGGTCCTCATTTCCCCTTCCCGTTATCAATATTATTCCGGGATGTTCTCCGGGTACACGGAAGGAATCTATTCATTGGAAGAAACCCGGATCGATTTAGAGAACTTGTGTAAAGCTGCCGGCTGTGACTTTGTCGAAAGTGCCGTTCTCTCCATCGATCCCGATCAGCAGCACCTGTTAACAGACAAAGGAGAGATCTTCACATACGACTTTGTTTCATTCGACATCGGATCCCGAAATGACTCAATGGAGATCAAAGGCTTACATACACACAACCTGCCTATCAAACCAAATTACCGGTTCCCCGAGCAAATCCGGAAACTGCAGAAAAGCCGAAAAACCATTTTTATCGGTGGCGGTGCAGCAAGTATTGAAATGGCATTATCCCTGAAAGCATGGAAAAGGGACAAAGGGTTTGACAATCATGCTATCACAGTCGTCCACTCCTCTCCACTATTAGAAAAAGCCGGTATCTTTTCGTCTAAAAAAATGACGGATATCGCCCTCACAAAAGGCGTCGACCTGCATCCGGGGCGTGTGACGAAAGTGGAGGAGTCCCGTTTATATACAGATAAAGGGGAGATCCTCGATTATGAAGAGGTGATTTTCTTGGGAGGACCTAAAGCACCTCCCCTATTCGGGAGCAGCGTGCTTCCGACAGATGAACAAGGATACCTGCTCGTCAACAGCTACCTTCAATCAGTGGAATACCCAAACGTGTTTGGAACCGGTGACTGCGCTACCTTACAAGACTTTCCCGATGTGCCTAAAAACGGCGTAACGGCCGTCAGACAAGGGCCCGTCCTATGGGAAAACTTGAACGGCGCCGCAGCCAATGGAAAAATCATTCCCTTTGAGCCCCAGAATCGATATCTCGCTATCATGTCTGTGGGGGACAAGCGTGGCTTCCTAACCTACGGATCCTTTTCATTGGTCAGCGGATGGGCCTGGAGGTTGAAGGACTGGATCGATCAGCGGTTTATGAGGAAGTATCGGGAGTGA
- a CDS encoding dihydrolipoyl dehydrogenase family protein produces the protein MEQYDLIVIGGGAGGLTVASGAASLGAKVALVEKSGLLGGDCLHFGCVPSKAFIQSAREVATIRSAADYGFETKGSVDMKKVKERVKGAISHIQQHDDPERFLELGVDIYFGAAEFLDPHTILVEKEDRISGKRVVVATGSSPLIPEIDGLLDVEYHTNETVFEVDELPSRVVFIGGGPIGLELAQAFSHLGSEAVVLEQHDEILVKEDKEIREVATGLLEKDIQFVFGAEIKRVSKRDGLKVVHYVKDGEEQSIEGDLLFLATGRKPGTESLNLSAAGVETDDRGFIEVNDELRTNQSHIFAIGDVNGRYPFTHGAGMEGKLVVQNAVFGLKRNVSYNKLPWTTYTTPEIFHIGLTEEEAVEKGMEYKVYKKTLDEVDRFVADQKTEGLVKIITDLKGKILGAHAVGAGAGDWMQPVVFAMEKGSKIGALSNMVYPYPNHAAAVQQTADLYWREKLFDGVLPVISKKYVELFR, from the coding sequence ATGGAACAATACGATTTAATTGTCATAGGAGGAGGGGCAGGCGGATTGACCGTCGCCTCGGGGGCCGCTTCACTGGGAGCTAAAGTGGCACTTGTTGAAAAAAGCGGCCTTCTGGGCGGGGATTGCCTTCACTTTGGCTGTGTCCCGTCCAAGGCGTTCATCCAATCGGCAAGGGAAGTGGCGACCATACGTTCAGCCGCGGATTACGGATTTGAAACAAAAGGATCCGTCGATATGAAGAAGGTAAAAGAACGAGTCAAAGGGGCCATTTCACACATTCAACAGCACGATGATCCCGAGCGCTTCCTGGAGCTTGGGGTCGATATTTATTTCGGGGCAGCCGAGTTCCTGGATCCCCATACCATTCTGGTGGAGAAAGAGGACCGGATCTCCGGGAAGCGGGTGGTTGTGGCGACAGGATCAAGTCCCCTTATCCCGGAAATCGATGGCCTTCTTGATGTTGAATACCATACGAATGAAACAGTATTCGAAGTGGACGAACTCCCTAGCCGGGTGGTCTTCATCGGCGGAGGTCCAATCGGTCTTGAACTGGCACAGGCTTTCTCCCATTTAGGCTCAGAAGCCGTTGTCCTTGAACAGCATGATGAAATCCTGGTGAAAGAAGATAAGGAAATCCGGGAAGTGGCCACCGGGTTATTGGAAAAGGATATTCAGTTTGTATTTGGAGCGGAAATCAAACGTGTGTCGAAGCGGGATGGACTAAAGGTGGTTCATTACGTAAAAGATGGAGAAGAGCAGTCGATTGAGGGGGACCTTTTATTCCTTGCGACAGGTCGCAAGCCGGGTACAGAATCCTTGAATCTTTCCGCTGCCGGAGTGGAGACCGACGACCGGGGATTCATCGAGGTGAATGATGAACTAAGAACGAATCAATCCCATATTTTCGCCATAGGAGATGTGAACGGCCGCTATCCATTCACTCACGGTGCCGGAATGGAAGGGAAGCTGGTCGTCCAGAACGCCGTATTCGGATTGAAACGAAATGTCTCTTATAACAAGCTGCCCTGGACAACCTATACGACACCGGAAATCTTTCATATCGGCTTGACCGAGGAAGAAGCGGTGGAAAAAGGAATGGAATACAAGGTCTATAAGAAAACGTTAGACGAGGTTGACCGGTTCGTGGCAGATCAGAAGACAGAGGGACTCGTCAAAATCATCACAGACCTGAAAGGCAAGATCCTCGGTGCCCACGCAGTAGGCGCGGGTGCAGGGGACTGGATGCAGCCCGTCGTCTTTGCAATGGAAAAGGGGAGCAAGATCGGTGCCCTATCCAACATGGTCTATCCTTACCCGAATCACGCAGCAGCCGTTCAACAGACAGCGGACCTATACTGGAGAGAGAAGCTGTTCGACGGAGTATTGCCTGTGATTAGTAAGAAGTATGTGGAATTGTTTAGATAA